A genomic stretch from Aedes albopictus strain Foshan chromosome 2, AalbF5, whole genome shotgun sequence includes:
- the LOC134287871 gene encoding uncharacterized protein LOC134287871, whose protein sequence is MAAVETKPVEVQENLVNEAEKEEINDENADENVSDEKKKKKKPKKPKKTAAEKAEAAVLREAAAEKEAAEKAAKEVEKAAKAAEKAAAKEAEKAKKQQQKVEEPADDDEDEDDGAPGEGGADAAKKKKKKRNKKKGSGAAGGKLVAPSVPIVEQFKDGKYPEGEIMQYPDSTTAKDRFTSEEKRALDRMHLDIYNELRLAAEAHRQTRQYMQKWIKPGMTMIEICEELETTARRLIGEKGLEAGLAFPTGCSRNHCAAHYTPNAGDPTVLQYDDVTKIDFGTHIKGRIIDCAFTLSFNSKYDKLLEAVKDATNTGIREAGIDVRLCDIGAAIQEVMESYEVDLDGKTYQVKSIRNLNGHSISPYRIHSGKTVPIVKGGETTRMEENEFYAIETFGSTGRGMVHDDMDCSHYMKNFDTPFVPLRLQSSKQLLGLINKNFGTLAFCKRWLDRAGATKYQMALKDLCDKGVVEAYPPLCDVKGCYTAQYEHTIMLRPTCKEVVSRGDDY, encoded by the exons CTGCCGAGAAAGCTGAGGCTGCCGTTCTAAGGGAAGCTGCTGCGGAAAAGGAAGCAGCCGAGAAGGCCGCTAAAGAAGTAGAGAAGGCCGCCAAAGCAGCGGAGAAAGCCGCTGCAAAGGAAGCCGAAAAGGCCAAGAAACAGCAACAGAAGGTAGAGGAACCAGCTGATgacgatgaagatgaagatgacggTGCTCCCGGCGAGGGAGGAGCCGACGCagcaaagaagaagaaaaagaagcgtAACAAGAAGAAGGGATCGGGCGCTGCGGGCGGAAAGCTAGTGGCACCGTCCGTTCCCATTGTGGAACAGTTCAAGGATGGAAAATACCCGGAAGGTGAAATTATGCAGTATCCGGACTCGACCACGGCGAAGGACCGCTTCACCAGTGAGGAGAAACGAGCCCTAGACCGGATGCACTTGGACATCTACAATGAGCTCCGTCTGGCTGCAGAAGCTCACCGGCAGACCAGGCAGTACATGCAGAAATGGATCAAGCCCGGTATGACGATGATCGAAATTTGCGAGGAGTTGGAAACCACCGCACGAAGACTGATTGGTGAGAAGGGGCTGGAGGCTGGGTTGGCCTTCCCAACGGGATGTTCGAGAAACCATTGTGCTGCTCACTACACCCCCAATGCCGGAGATCCTACGGTGCTTCAGTACGATGATGTGACGAAAATCGATTTCGGAACTCACATCAAGGGACGTATTATCGACTGCGCGTTTACTCTTTCGTTCAATTCAAAGTACGATAAACTGCTGGAAGCCGTCAAAGATGCCACCAATACCGGAATACGGGAAGCTGGAATTGATGTCAG gCTATGCGACATTGGGGCCGCCATCCAGGAGGTCATGGAATCTTACGAGGTCGATTTGGACGGCAAAACCTACCAGGTGAAGAGTATCCGCAACCTGAACGGGCACTCGATCAGCCCGTATCGCATCCACTCCGGCAAGACTGTTCCGATCGTGAAGGGTGGCGAAACGACCCGCATGGAGGAGAACGAATTCTACGCCATCGAAACGTTCGGTTCGACTGGGCGCGGTATGGTGCATGATGATATGGATTGTTCGCACTATATGAAGAACTTCGACACGCCATTCGTCCCGTTGCGTCTGCAGTCGTCGAAGCAGCTGCTAGGGTTGATCAACAAAAACTTTGGCACGTTGGCCTTCTGCAAGCGTTGGTTGGACCGAGCTGGCGCCACCAAGTACCAGATGGCCCTGAAGGATCTCTGCGATAAGGGAGTGGTCGAAGCTTATCCGCCGCTGTGCGACGTCAAGGGTTGCTACACTGCACAGTACGAGCACACGATCATGCTGCGTCCAACCTGCAAGGAAGTCGTTTCACGCGGAGACGATTATTAG